A region from the Acyrthosiphon pisum isolate AL4f chromosome A1, pea_aphid_22Mar2018_4r6ur, whole genome shotgun sequence genome encodes:
- the LOC100159656 gene encoding otoferlin isoform X5, with amino-acid sequence MKNLQVLHSKKILRSGTVVGSFKIDLHTVYDTPEHQFYHKWALLTDPDDIAGGPKGYLKCDISVIGKGDTIKIPPKTEKDEDDIEANLLLPDGVPVDRQRAKYVVRIYRADGLPKMNSTLVANVKKAFTGENRDLVDPFVQVSFAGLTGKTSVRKHSYSPVWNEQIVFSEMFPPLCQRIKIQLRDNDPVNTIIGTHFIDLKTISNDGERGFPPTFGPTFIHMYGSTRDYSILDKHATLNTGLGEGVSYRARVLVAIRTEITENTEFMNSGVDVEPTYPITETSYCKNEEFFLFMTILDASMIDKKLGEKPIFFELSIGNAGNMIDGHNESSSQEDHDKVNVLESVISESWQSTTAAIKPISNDKVYYYLPLREDKPCLHVKSIWPDYRRRMYNSNIINKISDKLEEGLNEVSFLVDDDDPDKEEKLKSVLDELSISCNRYVNFTKGVGCGQGLGKTKLDKERMKLCLREIEHIGKMSRTLKAIVTKNSFKERYRTALSYLQKIKALIEDPQHALPDIFLWMVSNGKRVAYQRIMTRHLIYSVADEECGKFCSKVHSMFLKLPGKKNYGSSGWAVPAKLQVYTWLGQMKHKKYLSNGLPKGYNTTPELYSSENPRLPPPAYIHYCEKYTFQLRAYMYQARSLIGSDASGLSDPYAQIIFCENSTKTQVIDETLSPTWDELLIINEVILYGTKDDIKKHPPTIVVEIFDQDKVGKSEFIGRTVAKPHVKLLEDDYVRPEFPPSLEWYDVNRGMEHAGELLATFELLQLPNALIGESAILPPLPNPKDIYSIVDGQHCEPILPIPKDIRPTLAKYRIEVLFWGLRDLKRVHLMTVDKPRVDIECAGHILYSSIIQNARKNPNFSTPVKFLELELPEQELYRPPLTIRAVDCRSFGRFTLVGTHLINSIHRYMYVPTTKKEREALERNKSLQQLQQTNPKKNQVSTSRFTKSEQNTNNNNNTQPNLKNNTSDNAVINISYGSSHLTQKDIKTQLNRLSRKQSVEEIIELKNDDSRDWWTKYFASVESAIIEENRKIAYGDTNGLLPIQMEPTQIEVKPPKKSSKASRFVAKLSPKKFQRKREITKIATMKIYSNELEAQPEFNGFREWLLPFDLYRGKKTGDDVEDEARIVGTFKGSIKVYKWPLPKDIEDHTIMGFDPQYGFFQGLPSNDPIHVLVRVYIVKANDLHPMDINGKADPYVVLQLGSKKISDKDNYISKQLNPVFGKCFEIEATFPQDSMLTVQILDWDLLGSDDLIGETRIDLENRFYSRHRATCGIPKTYELSGYNRWRDSMKPTQILAKLCKEAKLDPPVYLNGTVKIGTKTFCLQNNIDDTIEWYCAKGTEEHMALAVLHNWHEIPRRGCHLVPEHIETRPLFIADKAGIERGKLEMWVDMFPMDMPLPGPALDISPRKPKSYQLRVIIWNTDDVVLEDDAFFTGEKMSDIYVKGWLKGPDDCQSTDIHYRSLTGEGNFNWRFLFPFDYLVAEEKIVISKKESLFSWDETESKIPARLELQVWDADHFSADDFLGALTLDLNNFPRGAKSSKLCTLEMLKSDGSVPMVNIFKQKRVKGWWPFYVKKENEEMELTGKVEAELHLLTTDEAEKIPAGIGRNEPDPLDKPNRPDASFMWFLNPFKSIRYIIWHNYKWKILKGIIVLAIFLMIILFFYSIPGYSVKKMLGA; translated from the exons AGCATCAATTTTATCACAAATGGGCACTTCTCACCGACCCCGACGACATAGCTGGCGGACCCAAAGGATATCTAAAATGTGACATCAGCGTAATCGGAAAAGGAGACACTATTAAAATACCACCAAAAACAGAAAAAGATGAAGACGACATTGAGGC CAACCTGTTGTTGCCGGACGGAGTTCCAGTGGACCGGCAGAGGGCCAAGTACGTGGTGCGGATATACAGGGCCGATGGCCTGCCGAAAATGAACAGCACGCTGGTGGCGAACGTGAAAAAAGCGTTTACCGGAGAGAACCGAGACCTGGTCGACCCCTTCGTGCAAGTATCATTCGCCGGGCTAACC GGCAAAACGAGCGTACGCAAACACAGCTATTCGCCTGTGTGGAACGAGCAAATTGTTTTCTCTGAGATGTTTCCTCCACTCTGCCAGCGGATAAAAATTCAACTGAGGGACAATGATCCAGTAAATACGATTATTGGCACGCATTTCATCGACCTGAAGACAATATCAAACGACGGCGAAAGag GATTTCCCCCAACATTCGGTCCCACGTTCATACACATGTACGGGTCAACAAGGgattatagtattttagacaAGCACGCCACGCTTAATACTGGCCTCGGAGAAGGTGTTTCATACAGGGCAAGAGTATTAGTGGCGATACGAACTGAAATCACCGAAAACACGGAATTTATGAACTCTGGTGTAGATGTCGAACCTACCTATCCCATCACAgag ACATCGTACTGTAAAAACGAAGAGTTCTTTTTGTTCATGACCATTTTAGATGCTTCGATGATCGACAAGAAACTTGGAGAGAAACCAATATTTTTCGAACTCAGTATTGGGAATGCTGGGAATATGATTGATGGCCATAACGAATCTAGTTCTCAAGAAGATCACGATAAAGTCAACGTGCTCG agAGCGTTATTTCGGAATCGTGGCAAAGCACAACGGCAGCAATAAAACCGATATCCAACgataaagtgtattattatttgcctTTGCGTGAAGACAAGCCTTGTTTACATGTCAAGTCAATATGGCCAGATTACAGACGAAGAATGTACAActcgaatattataaataagatatcGGACAAACTG GAAGAAGGTCTTAATGAAGTGTCATTTTTGGTTGACGATGATGATCCGGATAAGGAAGAAAAACTGAAATCTGTCTTAGACGAACTGTCTATTAGTTGCAATCGATACGTTAATTTCACAAAGGGTGTAGGATGTGGTCAGGGATTAGGAAAAACTAAGTTAGACAAAGAGCGAATGAAGCTATGCCTTAGAgagata gaACACATTGGGAAAATGTCAAGAACTTTGAAAGCTATAGTTACCAAAAATTCATTCAAAGAACGTTACAGAACGGCATTGAGCTACTTACAAAAAATCAAAGCCCTCATCGAagat CCGCAACATGCATTGCCTGACATTTTCCTATGGATGGTAAGCAATGGCAAAAGAGTAGCTTATCAACGAATCATGACTAGGCACTTAATATATTCCGTCGCTGACGAAGAATGCGGAAAATTCTGTTCAAAAGTACACAGCATGTTTTTAAag TTACCGGGAAAGAAAAATTACGGTTCATCTGGTTGGGCAGTACCAGCTAAATTGCAAGTGTACACGTGGTTGGGGCAAATGAAACACAAGAAGTACCTCTCGAACGGTCTGCCAAAAGGTTATAACACCACGCCTGAATTGTATAGTTCGGAAAATCCGAGATTGCCACCGCCGGCCTATATtcattattgtgaaaaatat ACATTTCAACTGAGGGCGTACATGTATCAAGCCCGTTCGTTAATAGGTTCCGACGCGTCCGGCTTATCCGATCCGTACGCTCAAATTATATTCTGCGAAAATTCGACCAAGACACaa GTAATCGACGAAACTTTAAGTCCCACCTGGGATGAACTGTTGATCATCAATGAAGTGATACTGTATGGGACGAAGGACGACATTAAAAAGCATCCACCGACTATCGTGGTGGAAATATTCGATCAAGACAAAGTG GGAAAGTCTGAATTTATCGGAAGAACCGTAGCTAAGCCACACGTGAAACTTTTGGAAGACGATTATGTAAGACCAGAATTCCCACCGTCGTTGGAATGGTATGATGTCAATAGAGGCATGGAACACGCCGGAGAGCTTTTAGCCACGTTCGAATTATTACAA CTCCCTAACGCACTAATTGGCGAAAGTGCAATATTACCACCGTTGCCAAATCCTAAGGATATTTATTCAATAGTAGACGGACAACACTGTGAACCAATCTTACCGATTCCGAAAGATATTAGACCAACGTTAgcaaaatatag GATTGAAGTATTATTTTGGGGACTGCGAGACCTGAAGCGCGTTCACTTGATGACTGTAGACAAACCCCGTGTGGATATTGAGTGCGCCGGTCACATACTCTACTCGTCTATAATTCAAAATGCACGCAAGAATCCAAATTTCAGTACTCCAGTAAAATTTTTAGAGCTA GAGCTTCCGGAACAAGAGCTTTATCGCCCTCCTCTCACAATACGCGCGGTCGACTGTAGGAGTTTTGGTAGATTTACCTTGGTAGGTACACATCTTATAAACTCAATCCATAGATATATGTATGTACCAACCACAAAGAAAGAAAGAGAAGCACTCGAACGAAATAAATCGTTACAACAACTACAAC aaaccaatccaaaaaaaaatcaagtaagcACAAGTCGATTTACTAAAAGTGagcaaaatactaataataacaataatacacagCCTAATTTAAAGAACAATACTTCAGACAATGCTGTAATCAACATTAGTTAT ggTTCTAGTCATCTGACTCAAAAAGACATAAAGACACAATTAAATAGATTAAGTCGGAAACAAAGTGTCGAGGAAATAatagaattgaaaaatgacGATAGCCGTGATTGGTggacaaaatattttgcttcTGTCGAAAGCGCTATTATTGAA GAAAACCGAAAAATAGCTTATGGAGACACTAACGGACTATTACCGATTCAAATGGAACCTACCCAAATTGAAGTGAAACCGCccaaaaaaagttcaaaagcATCACGTTTTGTAGCAAAATTAAGTCCAAAAAAATTTCAAAGGAAACGGGAAATTACCAAAATTGCTACTATGAag atatattcAAATGAACTTGAGGCACAGCCTGAATTCAATGGTTTTCGAGAATGGTTATTACCATTTGATTTGTATCGGGGTAAAAAAACAGGTGATGATGTCGAAGATGAGGCTCGGATAGTGGGGACATTTaaa GGttcaataaaagtatataaatggcCTTTACCGAAAGACATTGAAGATCACACTATAATGGGCTTTGATCCACAGTACGGATTTTTTCAAGGTTTACCTTCAAATGATCCAATCCATGTGTTGGTTAGAGTGTACATTGTAAAAGCTAATGATCTCCATCCTATGGATATCAATGGAAAAGCTGATCCATATGTAGTATTACAATTAGGCTCAAAAAAAATTAGCGACAAAGACAATTACATTTCAAAACAGCTCAATCCGGTTTTTGGAAA ATGTTTTGAAATCGAAGCGACTTTCCCACAAGACTCGATGTTAACTGTGCAAATACTAGATTGGGATCTATTGGGGTCAGATGATTTAATAGGAGAGACCAGAATAGACttagaaaatcgattttatagtAGACATAGAGCAACATGTGGTATTCCTAAAACGTATGAACT ATCGGGGTACAATCGGTGGAGAGATTCAATGAAACCAACACAAATATTAGCCAAATTATGCAAAGAAGCTAAATTAGACCCACCGGTGTATTTAAACGGAACGGTTAAGATTGGCACTAAAACATTTTGTCTTCAAAATAATATCGACGACACAATCGAATGGTATTGTGCTAAAG GTACGGAAGAACACATGGCGTTAGCCGTCTTGCACAACTGGCACGAAATACCTCGAAGAGGTTGTCACCTTGTACCCGAACATATTGAAACTAGGCCGCTGTTTATTGCGGACAAAGCGGGAATCGAAAGG GGCAAACTAGAAATGTGGGTGGACATGTTTCCGATGGACATGCCACTGCCGGGCCCGGCGTTAGACATATCACCAAGGAAACCAAAGTCATACCAGTTGCGAGTGATCATTTGGAACACGGACGACGTAGTGTTAGAAGACGACGCATTTTTCACGGGCGAAAAGATGAGTGACATCTACGTGAAAGG GTGGTTGAAGGGCCCGGATGACTGTCAGAGCACAGATATACATTACAGGTCGTTGACAGGCGAAGGCAATTTCAATTGGAGATTTCTATTTCCTTTCGACTATTTAGTGGCGGAAGAGAAAATCGTTATATCGAAAAAAGAATCACTGTTCTCGTGGGATGAAACTGAGAGTAAAATACCAGCTAGGCTCGAGCTTCAAGTGTGGGATGCTGATCATTTTTCAGCTGATGATTTTTTGG gaGCTTTAACATTGGACTTGAATAATTTTCCGCGAGGTGCCAAATCTTCAAAGTTGTGCA